The window GAGGTCGCGGGTTCGAGTCCCGTCCGGACCGCAAAGCCCTCTTTTTGAGGGCTTTGTTGTTTTAATACATTGGTTGACTGTTCTTTTTATGTTACCAGTATGGTAGGAAAATCAATGGCATAATGATTCATTCTTTGTCAATCGCTGAAGGATCAACAATGGCAAGCCTTTAGAACGAATGGCAAAAAGGTTGCCAAACACTGGTTAATTAGTGGGCTTTTACAGCAAAAATCGAAAAGTTAACCTTGCCGTACTTTCGTGTTTCCAGAAAATTTTGTTGGAGGTTAAAGCTGTATTTTTCAGAGTGCTCAATGATCAACCATCCATCACCAGCTAAAAGATTATTTTCGAACACCAGCTGTGGAATAAGGTCAACCCCAGCAATGTCGTAAGGTGGATCAGCAAAGATGAGGTTGTACTGCTTATTGCAAAATTTTAGAAACTGAAATGCATTGTGCTTCACTGGATTAATTTGGCTAAACCCCAATTCTTTGGCTGTTTTGGAAATAAAGGCATAGTGAACTGGGTTGAGTTCCACAAGGTCAATATCGGGGCACCCTCTGGAGGCAAATTCAAAGCTGATGCTGCCGGAGCCGCTAAAAAGGTCAAGAACGGTTATCTCTTCAAAATCAAAATTGTTGGCAAGAATATTAAATAATCCTTCCTTTGCCATATCGGTGGTAGGTCTGGCCGTAAAATTTTTTGGAGGATTAATGGTTCTTCCTCTGTAGCTTCCGCTTATTATTCGCATGTGGCGCTGAAGAACAGGTTAGAAAATCGAGCTTTTACATGGTCTCGAATCTTATAGCTTAGCGTAAAGTTTCCTGAAAACGGATCGTTGAAGGTTTGTGGGTAAAACTTTTTAAGTGCTGGAATAATGGCCATACCCTCCTCAGTTGCACCGGCAACGGAAATGGTTGCTGACTCTAGTCCAACAGCACTAAGTGCATTAGCAAGAAAAAACAGAACGTCGCTTGGGGATTTGTAAGTGTAGGAATTGAGGAGCTGAAGGTTCTTCTTACTATAAATTGCAAGGTCGAAAAAGTTCTCATTAACGTGAATCCCTACAAAAGGCATTTCGATGAATTTTTCTTCACGAAGCCGTTTTAAAAATGGAAAGACTTGGGGTATTAGCAATGCTGTAGGGAATAATGACTTAAGCTTACTGGCCAATGTGGATGGAAATGTATAGATGAGCATTGCCTTTGGCTCTTCTATTTTAATGAAATGCACTTCGTCAAGTTCGTCGAGGTGGTGGGTTACTGAAAGCAATTCTTTTGCCTTAGTCTCCACAAAAAGTTCTTCAGGAACGAGGGTGTAATTGGGTGATACATATAGAATGGTTACCTTGATAGGATGTTTTGGCAGGGATAGCTCATCTTGCAGTAACTTATTTACAACTATTGCTAAGTCTTCGCTGTCAACGGCACTACTGATTTGGTAATGCTTAAAGGCCACAATTTTCTCTTGTTGCTTGTCGGCAATACAAAATGAAAGTCCATCCAAGCTAACCCGGATGGACAAACAGTATGTGTTTATGGTATTGATGTCGTATGTTTCGTCGACTAAATCAATAGTTTGTATCATTGTATTATTATTCCTATTCCCAATTACCTGCATTGTTGGTTGCGGCCTTTAGCGAACCCACCATCAAGCCAGGATACTGATCAAGATCTTTTTTGTCGTTAGTCAAGTTTACTACCTGTTGGTGATCCATACCCCAGTAAAGAATGTCATAAGGCACCTTGCACTCAAAAACTTTTACCTTAACCTTGGATGCCGTTTCTAGAACGCCAGCAGCCAACTCAAATTGATTGCGTCCTCCAGTGTAGGGAACAAACCGTAGAGAATCAACGTCAATTTTTTTGAATAGAGAATCCCTTACGCTGATTTTAATTTTTTCGCGAACGATCTGCTTTCTTGCAACGGCAATGGAGTCTTCCTCAGAACCAATTTGCTTAACAACGACGAATGAGTCGCGCTTTGCAAAGTTGATTAACGTGTCGAAACTACCAGTATAGCGATCGTACTTTGACTTAAACGCAACTTCTGCAGTTCTGATGTCTTTGAGACGTTGGATTGTTTTATTGTCCCTTCTTTCCTTTTCATTCTTAAACTTAATAGGCTGATTGATGCTCACAGTAATAAGATAACCAAGGAACACTATTAGTAAAAGCAGGAAGATTTGAACAGCTTTTTTCATTTCTCTAGAATTAAGTTATGTTTGCTTGCAAATTTAAAAAAAAAATTATTCCCTCTTCCTTTATATATTTGATTTCTGAAGAATATGCTAAAAAATCATCTTACTAGCCTGTTTATTGCAGAGTTGCTTTTCACACCAACCGCAAGTCAGCATGAAATGTTTGAAACGTTGGGCTTGTTTATTTCAGGGGAAGAGGGTTGCGATATAATGGTTGTGAATGGGTATGCAGGTACTGGTAAAACCTCTGCAATTAGTGCGGCGGTGAGGGTCCTCGAATTGTATGGTCAACGAGTTGTACTGCTTGCGCCAACTGGTCGTGCTGCAAAAGTATTTTCCATCTATTCTGGCAAACCAGCCTTTACTGTTCACAAGCAGATTTATCGTCAAAAAGTGGCAGCTGATGTGCAGAGCGTTTTCACGCTGAGCTATAATACCTATAGCGATGCTCTCTTTGTTGTTGATGAGGCCTCCATGATCTCTGACCAAAATGTGGAGCAATCACTTTTTGGTTCTGGTAACCTATTGCGTGATTTGGTTGAGTATGTTCAGCAGGGGAAAAATTGTAAGCTGCTGCTTGTGGGTGACGATGCCCAGCTGCCACCGGTGGGAATGGATAAAAGTCCGGCCTTAAGCAAAATTACGATGATCACCTTTGGCAAAGTTCTATACGCTAGGCTCACCGAGGTGGTTCGACAAGAAGCAAATTCCGGAATCTTATCCAATGCCACTGCCATTCGGCAGCTGGTAACGACTGACAGCTCTGCGATGCCAAGTTTCAATATGGATTTTGATGATGTTAGTTCTGTATCGGGTGGGGACCTTATTGAATTGCTGGAATCCAGCTATGGAAAGTATGGGCGGGACCAGGTGGTGGTTATTACACGATCGAACAAGCGAGCCAATGTATATAACAGTGGTATTCGCCAACGGATTCTTTATAGGGAGGAGCAACTTTCGATTGGTGATTCTTTGATGGTTGTGAAAAATAACTACTTCTGGACAATAGCACTAAAGGAATTGGA of the Williamwhitmania sp. genome contains:
- a CDS encoding RsmD family RNA methyltransferase, which codes for MRIISGSYRGRTINPPKNFTARPTTDMAKEGLFNILANNFDFEEITVLDLFSGSGSISFEFASRGCPDIDLVELNPVHYAFISKTAKELGFSQINPVKHNAFQFLKFCNKQYNLIFADPPYDIAGVDLIPQLVFENNLLAGDGWLIIEHSEKYSFNLQQNFLETRKYGKVNFSIFAVKAH
- a CDS encoding DUF3822 family protein: MIQTIDLVDETYDINTINTYCLSIRVSLDGLSFCIADKQQEKIVAFKHYQISSAVDSEDLAIVVNKLLQDELSLPKHPIKVTILYVSPNYTLVPEELFVETKAKELLSVTHHLDELDEVHFIKIEEPKAMLIYTFPSTLASKLKSLFPTALLIPQVFPFLKRLREEKFIEMPFVGIHVNENFFDLAIYSKKNLQLLNSYTYKSPSDVLFFLANALSAVGLESATISVAGATEEGMAIIPALKKFYPQTFNDPFSGNFTLSYKIRDHVKARFSNLFFSATCE
- a CDS encoding AAA family ATPase, yielding MLKNHLTSLFIAELLFTPTASQHEMFETLGLFISGEEGCDIMVVNGYAGTGKTSAISAAVRVLELYGQRVVLLAPTGRAAKVFSIYSGKPAFTVHKQIYRQKVAADVQSVFTLSYNTYSDALFVVDEASMISDQNVEQSLFGSGNLLRDLVEYVQQGKNCKLLLVGDDAQLPPVGMDKSPALSKITMITFGKVLYARLTEVVRQEANSGILSNATAIRQLVTTDSSAMPSFNMDFDDVSSVSGGDLIELLESSYGKYGRDQVVVITRSNKRANVYNSGIRQRILYREEQLSIGDSLMVVKNNYFWTIALKELDFIANGDIAVVENIGRYEERYGLTFVDVRLRFPDYNDLELDAKIIIDTLTSESASLSTEQSRILYTGVNEDYGTATSRQKHWLQVKEDPFFNALQVKFAYAITCHKAQGGQWPVVFIDHGYFTKEMLSIDFLRWLYTAFTRATTKLYLVNFSKEFFDLSGDLN